The following are encoded together in the Zingiber officinale cultivar Zhangliang chromosome 8A, Zo_v1.1, whole genome shotgun sequence genome:
- the LOC122008648 gene encoding mRNA-capping enzyme-like isoform X1 yields MDLNASPLPEEDERSYKEHLEGEIVHEEIIESAVATMRREREERRQKLKRENRDEGHKYSQQQRNNYMSQSRNTKHHGRVKEVPQGWLDCPSYGQCIGLIIPSKVPLDETYNESVLPGKRYSSKQVINKLRSQGRELGLVIDLTNTSRYYSQSEWIKIGIKHVKIPCKGRDSVPDNESVNIFVHEVLQFLSRMRHSKRYILVHCTHGHNRTGFMIIHFLMRTQRLHVSEALQRFAQARPPGIYKQDYVEALYKFYHECPENIVCPSTPEWKRSSDLDLNGEAVQDDDDDDDGDTGSGLCENVDIKILTNDDVLGDAIPYDQQDAMRHLCYQFLDLMPPTGRTNPQFPGSHPVSLNRDNLQLLRQRYYYATWKADGTRYMMFINSKGCYLIDRNFCFRRVQMRFPLKNAAESFHNDTLIDGEMIIDQIPDVGQKRRYLAYDLVALNGFSVMKLPFSERWKLLEEEVIRPRNYERKQLESDSKGHPIYRYDMEPFSVRRKDFWFLSTVTKLLKEFIPRLSHEADGLIFQGWDDPYIPRTHEGLLKWKYPEMNSVDFLFEVGSENRQMLFLYERGKKKLMDEARVSFPGVEDALNLSGKIVECSWDQEEGCWTCMRIRTDKSTPNDINTYRKVMRSIKDNITEEVLLNEIAEIVRLPMYTDRIERAQQIQHRQR; encoded by the exons ATGGATCTGAATGCGTCACCTTTGCCTGAAGAAGATGAGCGATCATACAAGGAGCATTTGGAGGGTGAAATCGTACACGAGGAAATTATCGAGTCTGCCGTTGCTACAATGCGACGG GAACGTGAAGAAAGGCGGCAGAAGTTGAAAAGAGAAAACCGTGATGAAGGTCATAAATATTCTCAACAACAGAGGAACAATTATATGTCACAAAGTAGAAACACTAAGCATCATGGGAGAGTTAAGGAGGTTCCTCAAg GTTGGCTAGATTGCCCTTCATATGGGCAATGCATAGGGCTCATAATTCCTTCAAAAGTTCCTCTGGATGAGACATACAATGAAAGTGTTCTACCTGGAAAAAGATATTCTTCAAAACAAGTCATTAATAAACTAAGAAGTCAAGGCCGTGAA CTTGGACTGGTCATTGATTTGACTAATACAAGCCGTTATTACTCGCAATCAGAATGGATAAAGATAGGCATTAAGCATGTCAAG ATTCCATGTAAGGGACGAGATTCTGTACCAGATAATGAGTCTGTAAATATATTTGTTCATGAG GTTTTACAGTTCCTGTCCCGCATGAGACATTCAAAGCGGTATATTCTTGTTCATTGCACTCATGGGCACAACCGAACAGGATTCATGATTATCCATTTCCTCATGAGGACACAACGTCTACATGTTTCTGAG GCATTGCAAAGGTTTGCTCAGGCACGCCCTCCTGGGATATATAAGCAAGACTATGTTGAAGCACTTTATAAATTTTATCATGAATGTCCTGAGAACATTGTTTGCCCTTCTACTCCAGAATGGAAAAGGTCATCTGATCTTGACTTGAATGGTGAAGCCGTACaagacgatgatgatgatgatgacggTGACACTGGATCTGGATTGTGT gagaatgtggatattaaaattttaacaaatgatGATGTTCTAGGTGATGCAATACCTTATGATCAGCAAGATGCAATGCGCCACCTCTGTTACCAATTCCTTGATTTAATGCCACCTACG GGAAGAACAAACCCACAATTTCCTGGTTCACATCCAGTTTCTCTTAACAG AGATAATCTGCAACTACTAAGACAAAGATACTACTATGCTACATGGAAGGCTGATGGAACCCGCTACATGATGTTCATTAACAGTAAGGGGTGCTACCTAATTGATCGAAACTTCTGTTTTCGTAGGGTTCAAATGCGGTTTCCCCTAAAGAATGCTGCTGAG AGTTTCCATAATGATACGTTGATTGATGGGGAAATGATTATCGACCAAATTCCAGATGTAGGACAGAAGAGAAGATATTTAGCATATGATTTGGTTGCATTAAACGGTTTCTCCGTTATGAAG TTGCCGTTTTCTGAAAGGTGGaaactacttgaagaagaagtaATTCGACCAAGGAATTATGAGAGAAAGCAATTAGAATCTGACAGCAAGGGACATCCCATTTATAGATATGATATGGAGCCATTTTCA GTTCGCAGGAAGGATTTTTGGTTTTTGTCCACTGTTACTAAGCTTTTAAAGGAGTTCATTCCAAGGCTTTCACATGAAGCTGATGGTCTTATATTTCAG GGTTGGGATGATCCATATATACCACGTACGCACGAGGGTCTCTTGAAATGGAAATACCCAGAAATGAATTCTGTTGACTTTCTTTTCGAG GTTGGAAGTGAGAATCGCCAAATGCTTTTCCTGTATGAGCGTGGGAAAAAGAAACTAATGGATGAGGCTCGGGTGTCATTTCCAG GTGTGGAGGATGCTCTTAACCTGTCCGGCAAGATTGTTGAGTGTTCTTGGGATCAAGAAGAGGGCTGCTGGACGTGCATGCGTATTCGAACAGATAAATCTACACCTAATGATATCAACACATACCGAAAG GTGATGCGCAGCATCAAGGACAACATTACTGAAGAAGTGCTGCTAAACGAAATAGCTGAAATTGTGCGCCTCCCAATGTACACAGATAGGATAGAACGAGCGCAGCAAATCCAACACAGGCAAAGGTGA
- the LOC122008648 gene encoding mRNA-capping enzyme-like isoform X2 yields MDLNASPLPEEDERSYKEHLEGEIVHEEIIESAVATMRREREERRQKLKRENRDEGHKYSQQQRNNYMSQSRNTKHHGRVKEVPQGWLDCPSYGQCIGLIIPSKVPLDETYNESVLPGKRYSSKQVINKLRSQGRELGLVIDLTNTSRYYSQSEWIKIGIKHVKIPCKGRDSVPDNESVNIFVHEVLQFLSRMRHSKRYILVHCTHGHNRTGFMIIHFLMRTQRLHVSEALQRFAQARPPGIYKQDYVEALYKFYHECPENIVCPSTPEWKRSSDLDLNGEAVQDDDDDDDGDTGSGLCENVDIKILTNDDVLGDAIPYDQQDAMRHLCYQFLDLMPPTGRTNPQFPGSHPVSLNRDNLQLLRQRYYYATWKADGTRYMMFINSKGCYLIDRNFCFRRVQMRFPLKNAAESFHNDTLIDGEMIIDQIPDVGQKRRYLAYDLVALNGFSVMKLPFSERWKLLEEEVIRPRNYERKQLESDSKGHPIYRYDMEPFSVRRKDFWFLSTVTKLLKEFIPRLSHEADGLIFQGWDDPYIPRTHEGLLKWKYPEMNSVDFLFEVGSENRQMLFLYERGKKKLMDEARVSFPGVEDALNLSGKIVECSWDQEEGCWTCMRIRTDKSTPNDINTYRKASLDSPHDSNKKHLHS; encoded by the exons ATGGATCTGAATGCGTCACCTTTGCCTGAAGAAGATGAGCGATCATACAAGGAGCATTTGGAGGGTGAAATCGTACACGAGGAAATTATCGAGTCTGCCGTTGCTACAATGCGACGG GAACGTGAAGAAAGGCGGCAGAAGTTGAAAAGAGAAAACCGTGATGAAGGTCATAAATATTCTCAACAACAGAGGAACAATTATATGTCACAAAGTAGAAACACTAAGCATCATGGGAGAGTTAAGGAGGTTCCTCAAg GTTGGCTAGATTGCCCTTCATATGGGCAATGCATAGGGCTCATAATTCCTTCAAAAGTTCCTCTGGATGAGACATACAATGAAAGTGTTCTACCTGGAAAAAGATATTCTTCAAAACAAGTCATTAATAAACTAAGAAGTCAAGGCCGTGAA CTTGGACTGGTCATTGATTTGACTAATACAAGCCGTTATTACTCGCAATCAGAATGGATAAAGATAGGCATTAAGCATGTCAAG ATTCCATGTAAGGGACGAGATTCTGTACCAGATAATGAGTCTGTAAATATATTTGTTCATGAG GTTTTACAGTTCCTGTCCCGCATGAGACATTCAAAGCGGTATATTCTTGTTCATTGCACTCATGGGCACAACCGAACAGGATTCATGATTATCCATTTCCTCATGAGGACACAACGTCTACATGTTTCTGAG GCATTGCAAAGGTTTGCTCAGGCACGCCCTCCTGGGATATATAAGCAAGACTATGTTGAAGCACTTTATAAATTTTATCATGAATGTCCTGAGAACATTGTTTGCCCTTCTACTCCAGAATGGAAAAGGTCATCTGATCTTGACTTGAATGGTGAAGCCGTACaagacgatgatgatgatgatgacggTGACACTGGATCTGGATTGTGT gagaatgtggatattaaaattttaacaaatgatGATGTTCTAGGTGATGCAATACCTTATGATCAGCAAGATGCAATGCGCCACCTCTGTTACCAATTCCTTGATTTAATGCCACCTACG GGAAGAACAAACCCACAATTTCCTGGTTCACATCCAGTTTCTCTTAACAG AGATAATCTGCAACTACTAAGACAAAGATACTACTATGCTACATGGAAGGCTGATGGAACCCGCTACATGATGTTCATTAACAGTAAGGGGTGCTACCTAATTGATCGAAACTTCTGTTTTCGTAGGGTTCAAATGCGGTTTCCCCTAAAGAATGCTGCTGAG AGTTTCCATAATGATACGTTGATTGATGGGGAAATGATTATCGACCAAATTCCAGATGTAGGACAGAAGAGAAGATATTTAGCATATGATTTGGTTGCATTAAACGGTTTCTCCGTTATGAAG TTGCCGTTTTCTGAAAGGTGGaaactacttgaagaagaagtaATTCGACCAAGGAATTATGAGAGAAAGCAATTAGAATCTGACAGCAAGGGACATCCCATTTATAGATATGATATGGAGCCATTTTCA GTTCGCAGGAAGGATTTTTGGTTTTTGTCCACTGTTACTAAGCTTTTAAAGGAGTTCATTCCAAGGCTTTCACATGAAGCTGATGGTCTTATATTTCAG GGTTGGGATGATCCATATATACCACGTACGCACGAGGGTCTCTTGAAATGGAAATACCCAGAAATGAATTCTGTTGACTTTCTTTTCGAG GTTGGAAGTGAGAATCGCCAAATGCTTTTCCTGTATGAGCGTGGGAAAAAGAAACTAATGGATGAGGCTCGGGTGTCATTTCCAG GTGTGGAGGATGCTCTTAACCTGTCCGGCAAGATTGTTGAGTGTTCTTGGGATCAAGAAGAGGGCTGCTGGACGTGCATGCGTATTCGAACAGATAAATCTACACCTAATGATATCAACACATACCGAAAGGCAAGCTTGGATTCACCACATGATAGTAACAAAAAACACTTGCATTCCTAA
- the LOC122011658 gene encoding putative lipid-binding protein AIR1B — MEKAARKLALLFFLSLLSSSTLLATTATAAAQFPSNHYKFPPKTAPANPFCPGAKAAACVAVLLSDVGGLVVGAPPSPLTECCAVVQGLAAAEAALCLCATVKESVLGITAKWTVALSVLLSSCKKEIPDGFKCV; from the coding sequence ATGGAGAAGGCGGCGAGAAAATTagctctcctcttcttcctttctcttctctcctcctccACTCTACTGGCCACAACCGCCACCGCCGCAGCACAATTTCCTTCAAACCATTATAAATTCCCACCCAAGACGGCGCCGGCGAACCCCTTCTGTCCTGGCGCGAAGGCTGCGGCGTGCGTGGCTGTCCTCCTCAGCGACGTGGGTGGCCTGGTGGTCGGAGCGCCGCCTTCGCCGCTGACCGAGTGCTGCGCGGTGGTCCAAGGGCTCGCTGCGGCCGAGGCGGCGCTCTGCCTCTGCGCCACCGTGAAGGAGAGCGTGCTGGGGATCACCGCCAAGTGGACGGTGGCGCTGAGCGTGCTTCTCAGTTCGTGCAAAAAGGAAATCCCCGATGGCTTTAAGTGTGTTTAA